The Deinococcus koreensis genome window below encodes:
- a CDS encoding glycosyltransferase, which yields MRRRRAGWATSLYRSLAFGWLATKAAVLLVNAVTFPRLTPLPLPTPRPRVSLLVPARDEATNLAVTLPALLAQGADEVIVLDDGSSDDTAQVARRLGARVVSGSPRPDGWYGKPWACQQLFLAATGDVLIFTDADVTWHAGALGAVLHELSRTGADLLSVQPRQANQTLGERLLTPLVDSAVLSYFPYPLIGLPQPAASMANGQVMALRRAALDPVGGFTAVRQEVLDDTCFARHLKACGGRLAVALGQDAIGVRMYRSYPASVTGFSKNVLPLHLRSRPLLVLSALAHLAVYTLPWLLRVPGWRALRVASLLERPLVNLITGRRRGRDLAEGLLGPVTPLLAWPVYRRALRGRVSWKGREYRQ from the coding sequence GTGAGGAGGAGGCGGGCGGGCTGGGCGACTTCCCTCTACCGCTCGCTGGCCTTCGGGTGGCTGGCGACCAAGGCGGCCGTGCTGCTGGTGAACGCCGTGACCTTTCCCCGGCTCACGCCCCTTCCTCTGCCCACGCCCCGCCCCCGTGTCTCGCTGCTGGTACCGGCGCGCGACGAGGCGACCAACCTCGCGGTGACCCTGCCCGCCCTGCTGGCCCAGGGGGCGGACGAGGTGATCGTGCTGGACGACGGTTCCTCTGACGACACGGCGCAGGTCGCCCGGCGCCTGGGCGCGCGGGTGGTGTCGGGATCGCCCCGCCCGGACGGCTGGTACGGCAAACCCTGGGCCTGTCAGCAGCTCTTCCTCGCGGCCACGGGCGACGTGCTGATCTTCACCGACGCCGACGTGACCTGGCACGCGGGCGCGCTGGGCGCCGTCCTGCATGAGCTTTCCCGCACGGGGGCCGACCTGCTGAGCGTGCAGCCCCGCCAGGCCAACCAGACCCTGGGCGAGCGGCTGCTGACCCCCCTGGTCGACAGCGCCGTGCTGTCGTATTTCCCCTACCCCCTGATCGGGCTGCCGCAGCCGGCCGCGAGCATGGCGAACGGGCAGGTCATGGCGCTGCGGCGCGCGGCGCTGGACCCGGTAGGCGGCTTCACGGCCGTGCGCCAGGAGGTGCTGGACGACACCTGCTTCGCCCGGCACCTGAAAGCCTGTGGCGGGCGGCTGGCGGTGGCGCTGGGCCAGGACGCCATCGGCGTGCGGATGTACCGCTCGTACCCGGCGTCGGTGACGGGCTTTTCCAAGAACGTGCTGCCGCTGCACCTGCGCTCGCGCCCCCTGCTGGTGCTCAGCGCGCTGGCGCACCTGGCGGTGTACACGCTGCCCTGGCTTCTGCGCGTGCCCGGCTGGCGGGCGCTGCGCGTGGCCTCGCTGCTGGAGCGGCCGCTGGTGAACCTGATCACCGGCCGCCGCCGGGGCCGCGATCTGGCCGAGGGGCTGCTGGGGCCGGTCACGCCGCTGCTGGCGTGGCCGGTCTACCGCCGCGCGCTGCGGGGCCGCGTGAGCTGGAAGGGGCGCGAGTACCGGCAGTGA